One genomic window of Paenisporosarcina antarctica includes the following:
- the rpoB gene encoding DNA-directed RNA polymerase subunit beta, whose protein sequence is MAGQLVQYGQHRQRRSFARIKEVLELPNLIEIQTASYEWFLEEGLREMFRDISPITDFTGNLSLEFIDYTLGDPKYPVDESKERDVTYAAPLRVKVRLHNKESEEVKEQDVFMGDFPLMTETGTFVINGAERVIVSQLVRSPSVYFHDKTDKNGKKGFGATVIPNRGAWLEYEIDAKDVVYVRIDRTRKLPVTVLIRALGFDTDQEIIDLIGDNEYLQNTLEKDHTESADKALLEIYERLRPGEPPTVESAKSLLYSRFFDPKRYDLANVGRYKMNKKLHIKNRLLNQTLAETLVDPETGEILAEKGAVIDRRLLDRLIPHLENGIGFRTISQVGGVLDGDITLQSIKIYAPNNESQQEINVISNAYIEDAIKNITPADIISSVGYFFNLLYKVGFTDDIDHLGNRRLRSVGELLQNQFRIGLSRMERVVRERMSINDTQSIVPQQLINIRPVIASMKEFFGSSQLSQFMDQTNPLAELTHKRRLSALGPGGLTRERAGFEVRDVHYSHYGRMCPIETPEGPNIGLINSLSSFAKVNKFGFIETPYRRVDHEKGVVTTRIDYLTADEEDNYVVAQANTRLSDTGEFIDEEVVGRFRGDNTVFKRTLIDYMDVSPKQVVSAATACIPFLENDDSNRALMGANMQRQAVPLLNPEAPFVGTGMEHVNARDSGAAVIAKYVGIVEHVEAREIRVRRIEEIDGKEVKGDLTKYKLQKFLRSNQGTSYNQRPLVQVGERVKPLDILADGPSMERGEMALGRNVLVAFMTWDGYNYEDAVIMSERLVKDDVYTSVHIEEYESESRDTKLGPEEITRDIPNVGEEALRNLDERGIIRIGAEVRDGDILVGKVTPKGVTELTAEERLLHAIFGEKAREVRDTSLRVPHGASGIILDVKVFNREDGDELPPGVNQLVRAYIVQKRKISVGDKMAGRHGNKGVISRILPEEDMPFMPDGTPVDVMLNPLGVPSRMNIGQVLELHLGMASRKLGIHMASPVFDGANEADVWGTMEEAGMNRDGKTTLYDGRSGEPFDNRVSVGIMYMIKLAHMVDDKLHARSTGPYSLVTQQPLGGKAQFGGQRFGEMEVWALEAYGAAYTLQEILTVKSDDVVGRVKTYEAIVKGESVPEPGVPESFKVLIKELQSLGMDVKMLSIDDEEIELRDLDEEDDLQPADALNILPMTEKSPVGSAE, encoded by the coding sequence TTGGCAGGTCAACTAGTTCAGTATGGACAACACCGCCAGCGTAGAAGTTTTGCGCGTATTAAAGAGGTGCTGGAGCTTCCGAATTTAATAGAAATTCAAACAGCATCTTATGAATGGTTCCTTGAAGAAGGTTTGCGTGAAATGTTCCGAGACATTTCTCCTATTACGGACTTCACAGGTAATCTTTCACTAGAATTCATTGATTATACATTAGGTGATCCTAAGTATCCGGTCGATGAGTCTAAAGAACGTGATGTAACTTACGCAGCACCACTTCGCGTAAAAGTACGTCTTCATAATAAAGAATCAGAAGAAGTGAAAGAACAAGATGTCTTCATGGGCGATTTCCCGCTTATGACTGAAACAGGTACTTTCGTTATTAACGGTGCTGAGCGCGTAATCGTTTCACAGTTAGTTCGTTCACCAAGTGTTTATTTCCACGATAAGACAGATAAAAATGGTAAAAAAGGTTTTGGAGCAACGGTTATTCCAAACCGTGGCGCATGGTTAGAATATGAAATTGATGCAAAAGACGTAGTCTATGTGCGTATTGATCGCACACGTAAATTGCCTGTAACGGTTCTTATACGTGCACTTGGTTTTGATACTGATCAAGAAATTATCGACCTTATTGGTGATAATGAATACCTTCAAAATACGCTTGAAAAAGATCATACAGAGAGCGCGGATAAAGCGTTGCTCGAAATTTATGAACGTCTTCGTCCGGGTGAGCCGCCAACAGTTGAAAGCGCGAAAAGTCTGTTGTACTCACGTTTCTTCGACCCAAAACGCTATGATTTAGCTAATGTTGGGCGCTATAAAATGAACAAAAAACTGCATATCAAAAATCGTTTGCTTAACCAAACGCTTGCTGAAACACTGGTTGATCCTGAAACTGGTGAAATCTTAGCTGAAAAAGGTGCAGTAATTGATCGTCGTTTACTCGACCGTTTAATTCCACATCTTGAGAATGGAATAGGATTCCGTACAATATCTCAAGTCGGTGGCGTTTTAGATGGCGACATCACGTTGCAATCAATTAAAATATATGCTCCAAATAATGAATCACAACAAGAAATTAATGTTATCAGCAATGCTTATATAGAAGATGCTATTAAAAACATCACACCTGCTGACATTATTTCTTCTGTTGGTTACTTCTTTAATCTACTTTACAAAGTCGGCTTCACAGATGACATTGATCATCTTGGTAACCGTCGTTTACGTTCAGTAGGTGAGTTATTACAAAACCAATTCCGTATTGGTCTTTCTCGTATGGAACGTGTTGTACGTGAGCGTATGTCTATCAATGACACACAATCAATCGTGCCACAACAATTGATCAATATCCGTCCGGTTATTGCTTCAATGAAAGAGTTCTTTGGTAGCTCTCAGTTGTCTCAGTTCATGGATCAAACAAATCCGCTTGCTGAATTGACACACAAACGTCGTCTATCGGCACTAGGACCCGGTGGTTTAACGCGTGAACGCGCAGGCTTTGAAGTGCGTGACGTTCATTACTCTCACTATGGCCGTATGTGTCCGATTGAAACGCCTGAGGGTCCAAACATTGGATTGATTAACTCACTTTCAAGTTTCGCGAAAGTGAACAAATTCGGATTTATTGAAACACCTTACCGTCGTGTTGATCATGAGAAGGGTGTTGTAACAACTCGCATTGACTATTTAACAGCTGATGAAGAAGATAACTATGTAGTAGCGCAAGCTAACACACGTCTATCTGACACAGGTGAATTTATCGATGAGGAAGTTGTTGGCCGTTTCCGTGGAGATAACACGGTATTCAAACGTACGTTAATCGATTATATGGATGTTTCGCCGAAACAAGTAGTTTCTGCTGCAACTGCGTGTATCCCATTCTTAGAAAACGATGACTCCAACCGTGCCCTTATGGGTGCGAACATGCAACGTCAAGCAGTTCCATTGTTAAACCCTGAAGCTCCTTTCGTAGGAACAGGTATGGAACATGTGAATGCGCGTGATTCTGGAGCTGCCGTAATTGCTAAGTATGTTGGGATTGTTGAACATGTAGAAGCAAGAGAAATTCGAGTTCGTCGAATTGAAGAAATCGATGGCAAAGAAGTTAAAGGCGATTTAACAAAATATAAATTACAAAAATTCCTTCGTTCAAATCAAGGGACTAGCTATAACCAACGACCACTTGTACAAGTGGGAGAACGCGTAAAACCACTTGACATTCTTGCAGACGGTCCTTCAATGGAACGTGGAGAGATGGCACTTGGACGTAATGTACTTGTTGCATTCATGACGTGGGACGGCTACAACTATGAAGATGCAGTTATCATGAGTGAACGTCTTGTAAAAGATGATGTTTACACATCTGTTCATATTGAAGAATATGAATCAGAATCTCGTGATACGAAACTTGGACCTGAAGAAATCACACGTGACATTCCGAACGTTGGGGAAGAAGCGCTTCGTAACTTAGATGAGCGTGGAATCATCCGCATCGGTGCTGAAGTTCGCGATGGCGATATCTTAGTGGGTAAAGTAACGCCTAAAGGGGTTACTGAGTTAACGGCTGAAGAGCGACTGTTACATGCAATCTTTGGTGAAAAAGCGCGTGAAGTTCGTGATACTTCTCTTCGTGTACCTCATGGTGCAAGCGGAATTATCTTGGACGTTAAAGTGTTTAATCGTGAAGACGGCGACGAGCTTCCACCTGGTGTGAATCAACTCGTTCGTGCATACATCGTTCAAAAACGTAAAATCTCTGTAGGGGATAAAATGGCTGGACGTCATGGTAACAAAGGTGTTATCTCACGTATTCTTCCAGAAGAAGATATGCCATTTATGCCAGACGGCACACCTGTAGATGTAATGCTTAACCCTCTTGGGGTTCCATCTCGTATGAACATCGGTCAAGTATTGGAACTACACTTAGGTATGGCTTCTAGAAAACTTGGCATTCATATGGCGTCACCAGTATTTGATGGTGCCAATGAAGCAGACGTTTGGGGTACGATGGAAGAAGCTGGTATGAATCGTGACGGTAAAACTACATTGTATGATGGCCGCTCAGGCGAACCATTCGACAACCGTGTATCTGTAGGTATCATGTATATGATTAAGTTAGCCCACATGGTTGACGATAAATTACATGCACGTTCAACTGGACCTTACTCTCTTGTTACGCAACAACCACTTGGTGGTAAAGCACAATTTGGTGGACAGCGTTTCGGAGAGATGGAAGTATGGGCACTTGAAGCATATGGTGCTGCTTACACACTTCAAGAAATCTTGACAGTTAAATCCGATGATGTTGTGGGTCGTGTGAAAACATACGAAGCAATTGTTAAAGGTGAGAGTGTACCAGAACCAGGTGTTCCGGAATCTTTCAAAGTATTAATTAAAGAACTTCAAAGTTTAGGTATGGACGTTAAGATGCTATCAATTGACGACGAAGAAATAGAATTGCGTGATTTGGATGAAGAAGACGATCTTCAACCAGCTGACGCGCTTAATATTCTACCAATGACAGAGAAATCACCAGTAGGTTCAGCCGAGTAG
- the rpoC gene encoding DNA-directed RNA polymerase subunit beta', whose translation MIDVNNFEYMKIGLASPDKIRSWSYGEVKKPETINYRTLKPEKDGLFCERIFGPTKDWECHCGKYKRVRYKGVVCDRCGVEVTRSKVRRERMGHIELAAPVTHIWYFKGIPSRMGLILDMSPRSLEEVIYFASYVVVDPANTPLERKQLLSEKEYRAYREKYGKKFYAAMGAEAIKRLLQDLDLEKETEVLKEELKTAAGQRRTRAIKRLEVVESFRNSGNKPDWMVLDVLPVIPPEIRPMVQLDGGRFATSDLNDLYRRVINRNNRLKRLLDLGAPSIIVQNEKRMLQEAVDALIDNGRRGRPVTGPGNRPLKSLSHMLKGKQGRFRQNLLGKRVDYSGRSVIVVGPNLKMYQCGLPKEMAIELFKPFVMKELVERGLAHNIKSAKRKIERMHSEVWDVLEDVIKEHPVLLNRAPTLHRLGIQAFEPTLVEGRAIRLHPLVCTAYNADFDGDQMAVHVPLSAEAQAEARLLMLAAQNILNPKDGKPVVTPSQDMVLGNYYLTLERKGATGEGSSFYGPNEVLIAYQNGNAHLHTRIGILAGSLNNQTFTAEQNKMLLLTTVGKVIFNEILPESFPYINEPTDFNLQVETPSKYFVPTTTNVREHIAGMELVSPFKKPILGNIIAEVFKRFHITETSKMLDRMKNLGFKYSTRAGITIGISDIVVLPDKGEVLEEAQDKVDKVLKQFRRGLITEEERYDRVISYWSAAKDVIQAKLMKSLDNLNPIFMMSDSGARGNASNFTQLAGMRGLMANPAGRIIELPIKSSFREGLTVLEYFISTHGARKGLADTALKTADSGYLTRRLVDVAQDVIVREDECGTDRGLLIGALMDGTEVIEGFDERIAGRHTRKTIYHPVTKKVILEKDGLITEDVARVILDVGFTELTIRSAFTCNTKHGVCKKCYGTNLATGENVEVGEAVGIIAAQSIGEPGTQLTMRTFHTGGVAGDDITQGLPRIQEIFESRNPKGQAVISEITGVISAIEEIREGQKEITVQGDVETRKYLAPYNGRLKVELNDPIKRGEVLTEGSIDPKELLKVKDVLTVQVYLLKEVQKVYRMQGVEIGDKHIEVMVRQMLRKVRVIEAGETELLPGSLLDIHQFAEANKEAVLSGKIPATCRPVILGITKASLETESFLSAASFQETTRVLTDAAIKGKRDELLGLKENVIIGKLVPAGTGMQRYRQIKIVDQKKNDSKITVNAE comes from the coding sequence TTGATAGACGTTAATAATTTTGAGTACATGAAGATTGGTTTAGCATCTCCAGACAAGATTCGTTCTTGGTCTTATGGTGAAGTAAAGAAGCCTGAAACGATTAACTACCGTACACTTAAACCTGAAAAAGATGGTTTGTTCTGTGAGCGCATTTTCGGTCCAACAAAGGACTGGGAATGTCATTGTGGTAAGTATAAGCGTGTTCGTTATAAAGGCGTTGTTTGTGATCGTTGTGGCGTAGAAGTTACACGTTCAAAAGTTCGTCGTGAACGCATGGGTCACATTGAATTAGCGGCTCCTGTAACACATATTTGGTATTTCAAAGGTATTCCAAGTCGAATGGGACTAATTTTAGATATGTCTCCGCGTTCTTTAGAAGAAGTGATTTACTTTGCATCTTATGTAGTAGTAGATCCTGCAAATACGCCACTTGAGCGTAAGCAGCTTTTGTCTGAAAAAGAATATCGTGCTTATCGTGAAAAATATGGCAAGAAATTTTATGCAGCAATGGGTGCTGAAGCAATTAAACGTCTTCTTCAAGATCTTGATCTTGAAAAAGAAACAGAAGTGCTGAAGGAAGAACTTAAAACTGCAGCTGGTCAACGACGTACTCGTGCGATTAAGCGTTTAGAAGTAGTTGAGTCATTCCGTAACTCTGGTAATAAACCTGATTGGATGGTTTTAGACGTCCTTCCAGTAATACCTCCAGAAATACGCCCAATGGTTCAATTAGATGGTGGCCGTTTTGCTACTTCAGATTTAAATGATTTGTATCGTCGTGTTATCAACCGTAATAACCGTTTAAAACGTTTACTTGACCTTGGTGCTCCAAGTATCATCGTTCAAAACGAAAAACGTATGTTACAAGAAGCTGTTGATGCTTTGATTGATAATGGTCGTCGTGGTCGCCCAGTTACAGGACCAGGTAATCGTCCATTGAAATCACTGTCACATATGTTAAAAGGGAAACAAGGTCGTTTCCGTCAAAACTTACTTGGTAAACGTGTTGACTACTCTGGTCGTTCGGTTATCGTTGTAGGTCCAAACTTAAAAATGTATCAATGTGGACTTCCAAAAGAAATGGCAATTGAATTATTCAAACCATTTGTTATGAAGGAACTTGTTGAACGTGGCTTAGCTCACAACATTAAGAGCGCGAAACGTAAAATTGAGCGTATGCATTCGGAAGTTTGGGATGTATTAGAAGACGTCATTAAGGAGCATCCGGTTTTATTAAACCGCGCACCGACGCTTCATAGACTAGGTATTCAAGCATTCGAACCTACATTAGTAGAAGGTCGTGCGATTCGTCTTCACCCTCTTGTATGTACAGCTTATAACGCTGACTTCGATGGTGACCAAATGGCTGTTCACGTACCTTTATCAGCAGAAGCGCAAGCTGAAGCTCGTTTACTTATGCTAGCTGCACAAAACATTTTAAACCCGAAAGATGGTAAGCCAGTTGTTACACCATCTCAAGATATGGTTTTAGGTAACTATTACTTAACGCTTGAGCGTAAAGGTGCAACAGGAGAAGGTTCATCATTCTACGGTCCAAATGAAGTGTTGATTGCTTATCAAAACGGTAATGCGCATTTGCATACACGTATTGGGATTTTAGCAGGTTCATTGAACAACCAAACATTCACTGCAGAACAAAACAAGATGTTGTTATTGACTACAGTCGGAAAAGTTATTTTCAATGAGATTTTACCTGAATCATTCCCGTATATTAACGAACCAACGGACTTCAACCTTCAAGTTGAAACACCGTCTAAATATTTTGTTCCAACAACGACAAATGTACGAGAACATATTGCTGGCATGGAACTTGTATCACCGTTCAAAAAGCCGATTCTTGGAAATATCATCGCTGAAGTGTTTAAACGTTTCCATATTACTGAAACGTCGAAAATGCTTGATCGCATGAAAAATCTAGGTTTCAAATACTCTACTAGAGCTGGTATTACAATTGGTATCTCTGATATCGTGGTACTTCCAGATAAAGGTGAAGTTTTGGAAGAGGCTCAAGATAAAGTTGATAAAGTACTTAAGCAATTCCGTCGTGGTTTAATTACAGAAGAAGAGCGCTATGATCGTGTTATTTCTTACTGGAGTGCTGCGAAGGACGTTATTCAGGCAAAACTAATGAAATCTCTAGATAATTTAAACCCAATCTTCATGATGAGTGACTCTGGAGCGCGTGGTAACGCATCTAACTTTACTCAACTTGCAGGTATGCGTGGTTTGATGGCCAATCCGGCCGGTCGTATTATCGAGCTTCCAATTAAATCATCATTCCGTGAAGGTTTAACAGTTCTTGAATACTTCATCTCTACTCATGGTGCTCGTAAAGGTCTTGCGGATACAGCACTTAAAACAGCTGACTCAGGTTACTTAACACGTCGATTAGTTGACGTTGCTCAAGATGTTATTGTTCGTGAAGATGAATGCGGAACGGACCGTGGCTTATTGATTGGCGCATTAATGGATGGCACAGAAGTTATTGAAGGATTTGACGAGCGTATTGCTGGTCGTCATACTCGCAAAACAATTTACCATCCAGTAACGAAAAAAGTTATTTTAGAAAAAGATGGTTTAATTACAGAAGACGTAGCTCGCGTTATTTTAGATGTTGGATTCACAGAGCTTACAATTCGTTCTGCATTCACATGTAACACGAAACACGGCGTATGTAAAAAATGTTATGGTACAAACTTAGCGACTGGTGAAAATGTTGAAGTTGGAGAAGCAGTTGGTATAATTGCTGCCCAATCGATCGGTGAGCCAGGTACTCAGTTAACGATGCGTACTTTCCATACAGGTGGGGTAGCCGGGGATGATATTACACAAGGTCTTCCACGTATCCAAGAGATTTTCGAATCTCGTAATCCTAAAGGTCAAGCGGTTATTTCAGAAATTACAGGAGTTATCTCTGCAATTGAAGAAATTCGTGAAGGTCAAAAAGAAATTACAGTTCAAGGTGATGTTGAAACGCGTAAATACCTTGCTCCGTATAATGGTCGTTTGAAAGTTGAACTAAATGACCCAATTAAACGTGGTGAAGTATTAACAGAAGGTTCAATTGATCCGAAAGAATTGTTGAAAGTCAAAGATGTATTAACTGTACAAGTATACTTATTGAAAGAAGTTCAAAAAGTATATCGTATGCAGGGTGTTGAGATCGGTGACAAACATATCGAAGTAATGGTTCGCCAAATGCTTCGTAAAGTGCGTGTTATCGAGGCGGGTGAAACTGAGCTATTACCTGGTTCATTACTCGATATTCACCAATTTGCAGAAGCGAATAAGGAAGCTGTGTTAAGTGGGAAAATCCCTGCTACATGTCGTCCTGTCATTCTTGGTATAACGAAAGCATCTCTTGAAACAGAATCTTTCTTATCAGCAGCATCATTCCAAGAAACTACGCGTGTTTTAACAGACG